In the Gorilla gorilla gorilla isolate KB3781 chromosome 10, NHGRI_mGorGor1-v2.1_pri, whole genome shotgun sequence genome, one interval contains:
- the PLCZ1 gene encoding 1-phosphatidylinositol 4,5-bisphosphate phosphodiesterase zeta-1 isoform X3 — MTSDYPVVLSLENHCSTAQQEVMADNLQATFGESLLSDMLDDFPDTLPSPEALKFKILVKNKKIGTLKETRERKGSDKRGKVEEWEEEVADVDEEEEEEEEDTFKESEVLESVLGDNQDKETGVKKLPGVMLFKKKKTRKLKIALALSDLVIYTKAEKFKSFQHSRLYQQFNENNSIGETQARKLSKLRVHEFIFHTRKFITRIYPKATRADSSNFNPQEFWNIGCQMVALNFQTPGLPMDLQNGKFLDNGGSGYILKPHFLRESKSYFNPSNIKEGMPITLTIRLISGIQLPLTHSSSNKGDSLVIIEVFGVPNDQMKQQTRVIKKNAFSPRWNETFTFIIHVPELALIRFVVESQGLIAGNEFLGQYTLPLLCMNKGYRRVPLFSRMGESLEPASLFVYVWYIR; from the exons ATG ACATCTGACTACCCAGTGGTGCTCTCTTTAGAAAATCACTGCTCCACTGCCCAACAAGAAGTAATGGCAGACAATTTGCAGGCTACTTTTGGAGAGTCCTTGCTTTCTGATATGCTTGATGATTTTCCTGATACTCTACCATCACCAGag GcactaaaattcaaaatattagttaaaaataagaaaataggaacCTTAAAGGAAACCCGTGAAAGAAAAGGTTCTGATAAGCGTGGTAAGGTGGAGGAATGGGAAGAAGAAGTGGCAGATGtagacgaggaggaggaggaggaggaggaggatacATTCAAAGAATCAGAAGTATTGGAATCTGTTTTAGGAGACAATCAAGACAAGGAAACAGGGGTAAAAAAGTTACCTGGAGTAATGCTTTTCAAGAAAAAGAAG accaGGAAGCTAAAAATTGCTCTGGCCTTATCTGATCTTGTCATTTATACGAAAGCTGAGAAGTTCAAAAGCTTTCAACATTCAAGATTATATCAgcaatttaatgaaaataattctaTTGGGGAGACACAAGCCCGAAAACTTTCAAAATTGCGAG TCCATGAGTTTATTTTTCACACCAGGAAGTTCATTACCAGAATATATCCCAAAGCAACAAGAGCAGACTCTTCTAATTTTAATCCCCAAGAATTTTGGAATATAGGTTGTCAAATGG TGGCTTTAAATTTTCAGACCCCTGGTTTGCCTATggatctgcaaaatgggaaattTTTGGATAATGGtggttctggatatattttgaaaccACATTTCTTAAGAGAGAGTAAATCATACTTTAACCCAAGTAACATAAAAGAGGGTATGCCAATTACACTTACAATAAGG CTCATCAGTGGTATCCAGTTGCCTCTTACTCATTCATCATCTAACAAAGGTGATTCATTAGTAATTATAGAAGTTTTTGGTGTTCCCAATGATCAAATGAAGCAGCAGACtcgtgtaattaaaaaaaatg cTTTTAGTCCAAGATGGAATGAAACATTCACATTTATTATTCATGTCCCAGAATTGGCATTGATACGTTTTGTTGTTGAAAGTCAAGGTTTAATAGCAGGAAATGAATTTCTTGGGCAATATACTTTGCCACTTCTATGCATGAACAAAG GTTATCGTCGTGTTCCTCTGTTTTCCAGAATGGGTGAGAGCCTTGAGCCTGCTTCACTGTTTGTTTATGTTTGGTACATCAGATAA